The sequence TGCAGGAGGCTATCGAGGAAGAAAGGGTACTTGTAAACGGCAGACCGGTAAAATCGAATTACCGGATCAAATCATGCGATACCATTCTGATCACCTTTCTGCGTCCGCCCGCACCGGAACTCGCCCCGGAAGACATCCCTATCGATATCGTGTATGAAGACAGCGACCTGATGGTTGTCAACAAGGAACCCGGCATGGTTGTGCACCCTGCATTCGGCAACTGGACCGGCACCCTGGCAAACGCCATCCTGCACCATATCGGCCGGGACGCCGAATCGCTGGATGCCTCCGAACTCAGGCCGGGCATTGTACACCGGCTTGACAAGGATACGTCCGGCCTCATCATTATCGCAAAAAACCCGACTGCACTGCACCGGCTTGCCCGTCAGTTCGCCATGCGGCAGGTTCAGAAAATCTACAAGGCCATTGTATGGGGCGTACCTGATCCCCGGTCAGGCACCATCCTGACCAACATCGGGCGCTCGAAAAAAAACCGCAAGATAATGGCAAACTACCCCTACGAAGGGCTTGACGGCAAACATGCCATTACCGATTATCTCGTAGAGGAAAACCTTCACTGGTTCTCGGTTGTCTCGCTTACCCTGCATACCGGCCGCACCCACCAGATAAGGGCTCATATGCAGCATACAGGCAACCCGATTCTCGGCGATGAAACCTATGGCGGTACCGTCATCCGCACTCTCCCCTTCAGCAAAAGCGAAAGCTTTGTCACCAACCTGCTTGAAATCATGCCGCGTCAGGCCCTGCATGCCGAAACGCTCAGCTTCAGCCAGCCGACTACGCACGAAAAACTCACCTTCAGCTCCCCCCTGCCAACAGATATGCAACGCACGCTCGAAAAAATCCGGTCAGTGATCAAAAGCGAAATGGAAGGATAACCGGTTAACAACTCAACTACCCACTACCCATTACCCATTACCCACTACCCACTACCCACTACCCACTGCCCACTACCCACTGCCCACTGCCCACTGCCCACTGCCCACTGCCCATTACCCACTACCCACTACCCATTACCCATTACCCATTACCCACTGCCCACTGCCCACTGCCCACTGCCCACTGCCCACTGCCCACTGCCCACTGCCCACTGCCCACTGCCCACTGCCCACTGCCCACTACCGGCTACTGAAATATTTTTTTCCGCAGGAATCAGAAAAAAAAGATCGTCAGAACAGATAGAAACGATGCATACAGCAACCTGAACAGAAAACAGAGGAAAAAAGCATGAAAAAACAGATGTTACTAACAGTCGGAATCGCAGGCATGCTTATTGGCAACACGCCCGCCGATGCAAAAGCAGATGTCAATCTCCATCTTGGAATCGGAAACAGACCGTCACTCTCTATCGACGTATGGCCCAGTTTTATCTATGTACCCGAACTCGGATTTTCGGTATCGACAGGCAGCGAATGGGACATACTCTCTTACGATAATTACTATTACGTCCACCGCGACGGATACTGGTACCGCTCGTCCCGTCAGCGCGGCCCTTGGGTGATCGTACATTACGACCGTCTGCCGTACAAGCTCCGCAGCCATAACTGGGCGGAAATAAGAAATTATCGCGACTACGAGTATCGGCGACATCATAGCGACTATTGGTTCGACCAAAGTCAGCGTTTTGATTTCATCTATGTTCCTGAACTCGGGTTTTCGGTATCGATAGGCAGCCCCTGGGATATTTTGTTCTATGACAACTATTACTACGCTTTTCGCAACGGGATGTGGTACCGCTCTTCAAACTACCGCGGTCCCTGGGTGAGCCACAATCACAGCAGGGTGCCACACAATATCCTCAGACGCAACTGGGGGGATATCCGGAAGTATCGCGACTTCGAGTACCGGAAGCACCACGACAAACGGTGGGATGACCGCAGGTTCGATGACAGGAACAGGTTCGACGGCGACAGGAAGCTTGACGACAGGAACAGGTTCGACGACAACAGGAAGCTTGACGACAGGAACAGGTTCGACGACAACAGGAAGCTTGACGACAGGAACAGGTTCAACGACAACAGGAAGCTTGACGACAGGAACAGGTTCAACGGCGACAGGAAGCTTGACGACAAAGGCAGGTTCAACGGCGACAGGAAGTTTGACGACAAAGGCAGGTTCAACGGCGACAGGAAGCTTGACGACAAAAGCAGGTTCAACGCCGACAGGAAGCTTGACGACAAAGGCAATAATGACAAGGGGGGTAATCGTGACAGCGATGAAAACAGAAATAATGACGACAGGAACCGTGATGGAGAAAACAAGGGAGGATGGGGAAATGGGCGAAGATAGTCGCCAGTGAATCGGATGGAATACGATGAAAAACGTTATCGACTTTGCAATATCCAAACAGAAACGATGCTATGAAAAAACAGATCTGGATAACAGCAGGCATTGCCGGAATGCTGCTCTGCGGAATGCCGCAAACCAATGCCGATGCTGCGGTCACCGTCCATATAAGAACTGAAGGACGGCCGTCATTTGTCATCAGTTCATGGCCGACGTTCATCTATCTGCCTAAACTCGGGTTATCGGTATCGACAAATAACGCGTATGACATTGTCTATTACGGCAACTACTACTATGTTTACAAAAACGGATACTGGTACCGATCATCATCGCACAACGGCAGATGGGTAGTCGTAAAAGAACACCGGCTGCCTTACAAAATCAGAAAACACCGTCTGGCTGAAATAAGAAAGCAGCGCGATATCGAATACAGCAGAAAATATGGAAATCGCTGGGAAAAAAGGGATCAGCAGCGGCATGAAGACAACCGGAAGGATGACAAATCGCAAAGATTCGAAGACAACCGGAAAGATCATGACGGACGGAACGACAACGACAACCGGGGATTCGAAGAGAGAAGAAAATAAGTGACCTGTTTCCGGAGAATTACTTGTGGGCACCTCTGAAGTGTTATGAGCGCTCAACGAGCAAGGCGGAAGGAGTCCCGATAGATCGGGATAACGCAGCAATTCGGGCGCGCAATAACTTTTCGGAAGAGCCCTTGTATATTCTCGATTGACCATTGCTTTGGGGTATGCGGTTCCGGCTCCGCCGTATACGCGTATCCCATTGTTTTCATTGAGTGAAAAACTTTCTTTGGCTATTGTGAAGAACGGAAACTGTTATTCGATACCTGTGATTGTACTTATTGGATCTCATAACCGAACAAGCTGATGGAGTTTTGTAAACCTCAAGGTATTTATCTGATTTGTTATGATTCTTCGAAAAAGCACTCTTGCGCTCACCGTTCTTCTTGTTTTTCCCGGTACAACTCCAGCCGCAAACCGTGTAAACGGCTTGCCCGATGCGCCACCGCCTGCGGCAGTAAAACCTTTTCAGGAAAAAGTCTGTGATACAACCATAGTCGATACCTATCGCTATATGGAAAAGCTCAGCGATCCGGAGGTCACCAGGTGGATGCAGGAGCAATCGGCATACACCCGGAAAGTATTGAACAGGATACCCGGCAGAGAGAAGCTGTTGCATAAAATGCAGGAGTTCGACGACAGGAAATCAGCAAAGATCTATAACCTTACCATTACCGAAACCGATCGCTACTTCTACCTCAAGCAGACTCCTGCGGATGAGACCGGAAAGCTCTATTTCCGGGATGGATTTGCCGGATCGGAAAACCTGCTGTTCGACCCGTCTGCATACACGGGAGATAAAAAAGGCAGCTATGTGATCGGCACTATCGCTCCGAATAATGACGGATCAAAAGTCGCCTTTACCGTTTATCCGAACGGTTCTGAAAATGCCGCGCTGCTGATCATGGAAACCGAAAAAGCGCAACGGTATCCCGAAACCATAAGCAGATGCCGTTTTGCTTCGCCCTCATGGCTTCCCGATGGAACCTCTTTTCTCTACAACCGCCTTGAGCCATCCGGCAAACAGGGAAAAAATTCTCAGTATGCGAGTAAAACATGGCTGCACCGGACCGGAAGCGACCCGTCGACGGATCGTGAGATATTTTCAAGCGCCCTGAATACCGAACTGGATATCAATCCTGAAGATATTCCCGACGTTTCCTACGACAAGGAGAGCGCTACCCTGTTTGCCTTCGTATCGAATGTCGACCGGCGGCTCAAGGTTTATTACTCACCGGCGTCAGAGCTTGAAAAAGAACAGATTACCTGGAAAAAGCTTTTTGAGCCCGAAGACGAAATCCATGACTTTGCCGTCAGGAATAACGAGCTGTACCTCTACACTCCGAAAAACGCACCGGGCTTCAGGGTGCTGAAAACCTCATTGCAGAACCCCGATCTGAAAAGGGCGGAAGTGGTTATTCCAGAGTTCAGAAATGCGAAACTCAGCGGCATGACGCTTACCAGCAGGGGTATTTTTTATAAACTGTCGCTGAACGGCGTACAGGAAGAGCTCTATCATCTGGAATATGGAAGCCTTCTGGCCAGAAAGCTCACGCTCCCTTTCCACGCAGGCACCATTACGCTCTCGTCGAAAGGGTTCAGATACCCTGAAGTGTGGGCCGTGCTGGCCGGATGGAACCGCGATTATCGACGCTTCCGTTACGATGCGGAAAGCCGCTCGTTCATCAATGAAACCCTCTCATCACCAGCCCAATATCCTGAATATGGGGATCTTGCCGTGGAGGAACTGATGGTCCGCTCACAGGATGGCGTTGCTGTGCCTCTATCGCTCATCTATAAAAAGGATCTTCTGAAAAACGGATCGAATCCCGTGCTGCTCTACAGTTACGGAGCATACGGACGGTCGATGACACCGTTTTTCAGCCCATCGATGCTGCTCTGGACGTGGAAAGGCGGAATTCTTGCGGTTCCGCATGTGCGGGGAGGAGGCGAACTTGGCGACAAGTGGCATACATCAGGGATGAAAACAACAAAAGCCAACACCTGGAAAGATGCCATCAGTGCGGCGGAATTCCTGGTTAAAAACGGATACACCTCACCCGGCAACATCGCCATCAATGGTGCCAGTGCCGGCGGAATACTGGTCGGTCGGGCCATAACCGAACGGCCCGATCTCTTTGCCGCCGCCATTCCTCAGGTAGGGGCAATGAATCCGCTGCGCGCAGAAACAACCGCCAACGGCCCGGTCAACGTGCCGGAATTCGGAACGGTTAAAATTCCTGACGAATGCAGGGCGCTCATTGCCATGGATCCCTATCTCAATCTTCGTGACGGCGTAAACTACCCTGCCGCGCTCATAACCGCCGGAATCAACGACCCGAGGGTGATTGCCTGGCAACCTGCAAAATTCGCCGCGCGGATGCAGGCCGCAACCGCATCTTCGAAACCGGTGCTCCTGTTCACCGATTTCGAAGCCGGACACGGTATGGGAAACTCGAAGACAAAAAACTTCGAAGCTCTTGCAGACGTCCTGAGTTTCGGTCTGTGGCAGACAGGACATCCGGAATTTCGGAAGTAAGATAGGAATGTGAGCGGTGAGCGGTGGGCCGTGGGTGGTGAGCCGTGAGCGGTGGGTGTCTCAGACCCTGCCCTTGAGCCAGGCCTGTCTGCGAGGCTCCGGCAGCTTTTCGATAGCATAACGAAGCGTGGTTCTCGGCATGCCGTCATAATTTTCCGAAAGGAACCCCTCCAGCACTTCGACGTCCCTTTTGCCGACTTCACGAAGCATCCAGCCCGTAGCCTTGTGTATAAGATCCTCTTTGTCCCCCATCAGCTTTTCTGCTATGGCGAGCGTATCGCCGAAGTCACCGGCCCTGATGAAATGAAACGTCGAGACGATGGCGATGCGACGCTCCCAGAGACTCTCCGAAAGAGCGAAACGGTACAGCGCCGAACGGTCGCGCGCCTGCAGATGGCAACCGACGATCCGAGGACATGAAAGATCGACGAGATCCCAGTTGTTGATCCTGTCGGTATGAGCGCAATAGTGCATGTAAATCAATGTTCTGTGAGCTTCATCCGGTTTTTTGTACAGCTCGACAAGCAGCAGAAGAGCAAGAAGCCGGTCTTCATGCCACCCGGATGCCAGAAGTCCGACGGCTTCATCGACGCCTGCACGGGAAATATCCCGGCACAGCTTCCGAAGCTGGGGCACACGGATTCCACGAAACATATCCCCCTCTCCATACTCTCCGGGTCCGGTTTTAAAGAATCGACGGAGAATTTCCGCCCTCTCCGGATCGGCAAGTCCTTCAAGCCTTCTGCGTATCTCTGCTGCCATCATATTGGCGATCTTTATATGCTGTTCACCCGAAAACAAATCCCCCGATCTCCCCTATCAAATCCAGAATTTCCCCCGCTTTTCAATCTTCCCCGGCTACTGAATACAAACTTCCTGCCCACAGCCCACAGTCCACAATCCTCATCAATCTTCCCCAACTACCGGCTACTGAATACAAACTTCCTGCCCACCGCTCACTGCCCACAAGTCTGTGCAGCCCCTACAAAAGTTCTGCAAGCTCAGTCCAGCGACTCATCTTGCCGTCCATCTCCTTCTGGATGCGGCGCAGCTCTTCGGTGAGTTTCTGTACAAGTGGAAAGTCGCTGGATGCAGCGTTAAGCTCATTCCCGATAGCGGCCTGGCGGGCCTCGGCTTCAGCGATCCACGCTTCGAGCTGTTCAAGCTCCCGTTTCTCTTTACTGTTCAGTTTGCGCTGCCTGGAAACCGACGCAGCAACCGGCGTCTCTTTCGCAGTCTCTTTTTTTGCGGATTTCGTAACGTCCCGATCCGT comes from Chlorobium limicola DSM 245 and encodes:
- a CDS encoding RluA family pseudouridine synthase, producing the protein MQNHTIKNESSHPESETPEPKKLTLQVSKVQIPMRIDKYLTQQVENATRNKVQEAIEEERVLVNGRPVKSNYRIKSCDTILITFLRPPAPELAPEDIPIDIVYEDSDLMVVNKEPGMVVHPAFGNWTGTLANAILHHIGRDAESLDASELRPGIVHRLDKDTSGLIIIAKNPTALHRLARQFAMRQVQKIYKAIVWGVPDPRSGTILTNIGRSKKNRKIMANYPYEGLDGKHAITDYLVEENLHWFSVVSLTLHTGRTHQIRAHMQHTGNPILGDETYGGTVIRTLPFSKSESFVTNLLEIMPRQALHAETLSFSQPTTHEKLTFSSPLPTDMQRTLEKIRSVIKSEMEG
- a CDS encoding YXWGXW repeat-containing protein; translated protein: MKKQIWITAGIAGMLLCGMPQTNADAAVTVHIRTEGRPSFVISSWPTFIYLPKLGLSVSTNNAYDIVYYGNYYYVYKNGYWYRSSSHNGRWVVVKEHRLPYKIRKHRLAEIRKQRDIEYSRKYGNRWEKRDQQRHEDNRKDDKSQRFEDNRKDHDGRNDNDNRGFEERRK
- a CDS encoding prolyl oligopeptidase family serine peptidase, with translation MILRKSTLALTVLLVFPGTTPAANRVNGLPDAPPPAAVKPFQEKVCDTTIVDTYRYMEKLSDPEVTRWMQEQSAYTRKVLNRIPGREKLLHKMQEFDDRKSAKIYNLTITETDRYFYLKQTPADETGKLYFRDGFAGSENLLFDPSAYTGDKKGSYVIGTIAPNNDGSKVAFTVYPNGSENAALLIMETEKAQRYPETISRCRFASPSWLPDGTSFLYNRLEPSGKQGKNSQYASKTWLHRTGSDPSTDREIFSSALNTELDINPEDIPDVSYDKESATLFAFVSNVDRRLKVYYSPASELEKEQITWKKLFEPEDEIHDFAVRNNELYLYTPKNAPGFRVLKTSLQNPDLKRAEVVIPEFRNAKLSGMTLTSRGIFYKLSLNGVQEELYHLEYGSLLARKLTLPFHAGTITLSSKGFRYPEVWAVLAGWNRDYRRFRYDAESRSFINETLSSPAQYPEYGDLAVEELMVRSQDGVAVPLSLIYKKDLLKNGSNPVLLYSYGAYGRSMTPFFSPSMLLWTWKGGILAVPHVRGGGELGDKWHTSGMKTTKANTWKDAISAAEFLVKNGYTSPGNIAINGASAGGILVGRAITERPDLFAAAIPQVGAMNPLRAETTANGPVNVPEFGTVKIPDECRALIAMDPYLNLRDGVNYPAALITAGINDPRVIAWQPAKFAARMQAATASSKPVLLFTDFEAGHGMGNSKTKNFEALADVLSFGLWQTGHPEFRK
- a CDS encoding DNA alkylation repair protein, producing the protein MMAAEIRRRLEGLADPERAEILRRFFKTGPGEYGEGDMFRGIRVPQLRKLCRDISRAGVDEAVGLLASGWHEDRLLALLLLVELYKKPDEAHRTLIYMHYCAHTDRINNWDLVDLSCPRIVGCHLQARDRSALYRFALSESLWERRIAIVSTFHFIRAGDFGDTLAIAEKLMGDKEDLIHKATGWMLREVGKRDVEVLEGFLSENYDGMPRTTLRYAIEKLPEPRRQAWLKGRV